The DNA window AACTTATTCAGTTTCATGTCCACACTACTATAAATAACACATCTTACCTCGGATGCGAAATGAATTTTACCTCTGTTAGACGAGGCAACGAAGATTGACATGATAACTTGTCACTTTACCCCTCGAATTTTGTTACACCGAGGTTAGAAAGCAAATGATCACTGGTTTGATCCCTAGCaacaacatatttttatttttccaatttttttagcGTGTGCCACAAACCTCTCAGATTTTATTAATAACCAAGGTAATAATTGATAGTTTTACCTCAGCTTTTATTAATAACCAAGGGGTTAAAACTTATTTATTGCtatatataatttgtttcaaTCTTATTTCTACAGGCATGTATTAGAATCATATAATTATAAATCTTGTAAACACGTAATACCAAATTTACATTGTTTTAAATCTTATTTTCACTGAACTTTATCAAATTTATACAAAAATATGTgacaaaatcaaattatattatatCATTTTAAATCTTGTAAACACATAATAACAAAGTATCATTgttttcaaaaccaaatataCAAATTTATATTCTTCATGTCAAGACAAAATTCACATGCGcatttacaaatatatatatatatatatatatatatatatatatatatatatatatatatatatatatatatatatatatatatatatatatatatatatatatactatgctTATAACAACCAAGAAAAACTATTGTTGTCAAAATTCAAGACAAGATAATAAAACACTGGCCCAACGTAATCGGGTGTCATCTATTTCTTCTTATGAGTATGAATAAACTCCTATAAttagaaggaaaaagttttaaattatgATAAGCTAACAGTAATAACATTAacttaagaaatatatatatatatatatatatatatatatatatatatatatatatatatatatatatatatatatatatatatatatatatatatatatatatatatatagatggaTAGATCAAGCTAATACCTCCATCCATTTATAATTCTTAGAAGAGAATAAAGATCATATATCTAATAATATAGTATCCACAAGAATGGTTGTCAGGTTATTTTCGCCActgtaaataatttttatatatttatatcacTAATAcacaaataatataatattaaaaatcacaagtaaTATACTTACACTTGAGAAATAAAACTTTGGCTTTTACCAAGTGTATTACATTTGATTGCATTGTATTCCTCCATCACTCTACACatatcgattaaaattaaacCTGAATAAAAATTATTCAAATCCAAAGGTAAAACTTGAGAATTAAAAATAaggttaatagtcatttaccctcttccatataggcgagttttaatttacccccctttaaaaaaaattggattacccccctataattttaaaattctaggtcttttgccccctaagaggaaaaattaccccctgtaaaatatatttttttatttacccctggtttttacacgcttagggggtgCCCAAAAATtatagggggtaatccaaaacttTATTTTaaaggggggtaaatcaaaactcgcctatatggcaggggggtaaacGGCTATTAACCCTTAAAAATAATACCACTTACACATTCAAAATGTTAACCATGACTTCATGAAGTTCAGAGTACAACGAGTAAAACAAATATATACCATTTTCCCTCTAACATATAACAATTAGCTGCCAATGATTACAACATAAACATTCAGAATAATTAATATTATGTATAAAATTGTTTTATAGATGAAAACACAAATAAATATATACTTACTCGTGGTAAAACGACGCCAAATAAAAATCTTTGTTCTCTTTCAACTTATCTTGTAAGTAACAAGGATATGGTTTCCTTTCGAACGAGGCAAACCAATTTTATATGGATCTAAAAAAACAATACTTTTTTATATTTCTTTGAACATAGAACTCATGCAAGAACCTGCAAGATTCAAAACTTTATGTTAAAGTACAAGAACATATGAATATAAATAGAAAACAACATAAAAGTTATACTTACGAGCACCAAATTTGTAATACGAAATTGTCCAAGTACTTATCTCCCTTCAAAAATTCCTCAATAGAAATTTGGATCATGACTTAATTTAATACACATGCATGGGTCTTGAAGACTATTTAACATCATTGATATTCTCTTATTGTTATCAAGTTTTCATGGTGTAGTTTCAATATTGCCCTAGATATATGGTAGAACAACTAGGCTTGTATGATAGATATCTTTCTCAACTACATACTCATGAATTtccaattgatttgaatttgtgtgATTGAGTATACCTAACGAATTCAATTTCTACATGATTATTCATCATCTTATTTTCAAGTTTTTTAAATCTTCCACGAGACAATCTATGTGGATAGATATTGCTAGCTCGATTTTCCTTCCTTTTTGGCTCTTTTCCAAGAAGTCGGAAGTGGTGCAAGACTCTTTAAATTTCTCCCAAACATCCTTATCAATATATGAAAACACCTCGTATGGAGGCTTATCTTTATCACTTGGATAATGAATATAACCATTTGTGAGTCGTGTCTTAATTCCCTTCCAACGCTCACCATAATATGTAAGCAATTTCTTGCTCACAATAATATTCTTTGGACTAGCTATAAACACTTTTTATGTTTACGCAATAGAGATATTATTAGTATTAAGCAAAAAATAAATGATCATATATACTCAATGCatacaattcaaaataaataccATAACATCCTCTCATTGGCGTCTTTCAATTCATCATCAACTTCATTCCAACTATCTAACAAAATACTCACTTTTCTTCTACCTTGTAACGCAATGTAGCCATAAAACCCTCATCATGTTCACCATAAGTGTTGTCGGTTTCTATATCAACTGTAAGCGAGTAATGAACATTACTTTCATGGAATTTTATCACCTTGGTATACATCGTGACACCTCTAGTTTTTCTTTTACGTTTTGTATTAACAGAGTTTGCATCAAATGTTGTATGAAAAGTTCTTGTTGAATCCGTCATGAGCCCATGACTATCAAGAGACAAATATATATGGAAACAAAATGATCAAGAGACTAACTAACATTTTAGTGAAAAACAAAATGATTAAGGGACTAACTAATTTTTCAGTGAAAAACAAAATGATCAAGAGACTAACTAACGTTTCAGTGAATTAAACaacattttattgaaaaaatggaaaacaaaatGATCAAGAGAAACTATTTCAGTAATATAAACCTCAAATGTGATTAAGAAGAACAAATGTTCAAGTGAAATAAACAATTTCAGTGATATAAACCTCATACATGATAaagaaaaactaaaacaaatggaCAAATATTTCAGTGATACATACCTCAAACAAGTTTTGATGAATATATGTTGGAAGAGTGGCGATTAAAATCTCCTAGGTTTTTGCAAAGAGAATGACAAATTAACGTTAAATCGTTGATAGATAAATGAAAAGTTAGAAACTAGCTACTTCTATTAAGTATTTCATTCAAAATATATTACTCGTTGGTTTTACATTAAAACACACGTGaaagtattaattaaaaaaatataaaaaaacacaaTAGTAAGAAACCTACAATAATGAAGGCCAAATATTTTGGTTTTTAAAAGATAAGCGAAAATCCTAGTGACAGTCTTGTAATGTTCACCgcttggattgctagtaaatcttCTCGTCTTACTAACTGCAAATTCTATGTCGGGTATGATTCATTGCATTAAATACACTAGACATCCAATCGCACTTTCATATTCCAATTGAGCCACAACTCTTCCATTGTTCTTTCCAACTAGGATCAAATTGAGTGTTTACTTCGTTAAAGTGTAAGTGTTTGAACTTAtccaacattttctcaatgtagTGTGTTTGACTAAGGTCATAACCCCAACTATTTCTATTTACTTTGATCCCTAAAATTATGTCAACTTGTCCAAGATCTTTCagcttgaatgtggaagttagaaacctctTCATTTTTAAGATTCCATTCATCTTAATGTTATCAACGGACATCTCATCAGCATATAGATAAAGAAATATTAGAGTATTTTCACACACCTATGTGTATAGACACGTGTCACGAGAATTTGGAGTAAATGCATTTGAAAGTATGACTGAGTTAAATCTTTGGTGTCATTATTTTGGTGCTTCTTTTAAACAATAGAAGGATTTGAAAAGTTTGCATACCATTTGTTCATTTCCCAGAAACACGTAACCTTTTGGTTGTTCCATGTAGATTTTCTCATGGAGATCTCCATTTAATAATgttgttttaacatccatttgttGAACTATAAGGTCATTCACAGAAGCTAATGCAAACAATAATCTAATCGTCTTTGTCCATGCTACCGGTGCATATGTATCGAAATAATCAACATTTTCTATTTGTCTAAGTCCTTTTGCTACTAATCTAGCATTGTAGGTGTTAaatgtaccatcactatgatactttTTGCTAAACACCCAATTACATCCAATGAGCCTTGAACCCTTTGGAAGATCGACAAGTTCCCAAGTGTGGTTTGATATAAATCCATTTTGTCTTATGAAGCCACTGCTTCTTTGGAAGATCGATAAGTTCCCAAGTTCCAAAAGAAAAAGTCCCTAGAAGCCACTGCTTCTTTATAGGTTTTAAGACCATCCTTTACTTGAATAATATGAATCTTATGAAAATTACTCTAGCAATTTTCTTTAactagataaaataaaataagttgagAATTAATTTCATTTGGTCCTAGGTTCTTATCTTTTCGGGCTCTTTTGCTTATCCTAGGCTCGGGTTGTGTTTCAACATTCCGTTAAAGAGTTTCAGGTAGTATTTCAACAATCTATGGAGAATCTTCATCACGAGATTCTCCAGTCATGGGAATCTTATATTCCTtatcttttgtgacaaatttttcaAAGAATTACACATCTATGGATTCAACAATTACATAAACTCTAGATTTAAAAGTCTATATGCTTTGGTGTTGGGTGCATATCTTATGAAGGCACATCTAATCCCTCGAGGAATCAATTTAGTTCTTTTAGGAGCTATGTTCTTATAATATGCTACACACCGACAGACtctaaaataaacaatatttggTAAACTACCTCTCCATATCTCATATGGAGAAATACCAATTATCTTCAAAAGACTCCTATTCATTATATCGCATGTGGATAATAATGCTTTACCCCAAAAATTAAATGGTAATTCAAAATGCATTAACATAGAATTTATCATTTTATAATAGGGTCGATTGTTTCTCTCGGCtataccattttgttgtggtgtacaAGGTACGAAACATTCATCTAAAATGCTTATTTTTCACAATATGCATCAAATTCTGTAGTAAAGTATTCACCGTCCCTATCACTCCTTAGGACTTTAATAGGtctacttaattgattttctacGGTCGCTTTAAAATTTTTAACATATTAAATGCATCATCTTTATGCTTTAAAAGTGATACATATGTGAACCTAGAGCAATCACCGATAAATGTTATGAAATACCGATTTCTTTCACGGGTTAGAATGCCATTAAATTCACACAAATCACAATGTGCATGATCaagaaaatttgattttctctcaacacttttgaggtttcttaatcattttttatttaacttatatttCACATTTGTCAAAATCATGAATACTACATGAGATAATCTGGATTTAATTAGTCTATTCATAGTACTAAAACCAATATGTGCTAATTTAGAATGCGATAAAAAATAGATTAAAGCTTataagcagaattagaaattAATATGTTGTCAGTAGTACAAAGTTTGATCATTTCTTCAGCGAAATAACCTTTTCCTACAAATGCACTGGTATTGGTCAATATTAGTTTGCCTGATTCATATAGAGACTTATTGCCCGGTTTTTCCAACAAGTCCCCACAAACAAGATTCATATTGATGTCATGGACATGAAGTACATGAGCGACTTTATTTCCGGAAGtagtgaaattgagttcgacgaATCCCATTCTAACGACTCTAGATTGTTCTTCGTTTTCCATATGCATTTCTTGTCCATCATTTACTTCAGAATAGGTTTTAAATGATGCTTTGTCATAAGAGACATGCACGGTAGCACACACGTCATACCACCATCCTTGCACTTTGCCTTTGTCTTCCATAATCTCGCTCACTATAGTAATTATGCCGTCATCGGCATGAACAACATTAACTTCGTCATTGGACTTGTTACGCATACAATCTCGAGCAAAGTGTCCTGGTTTTCCGCACACATAGCAGCCTCCTTTTAGTCTTTTTAGTCCACTAGAATTATTGAACTTGTTATGTTCCTTTTAGGTCTAAGATGATTCTTCGTTCCACCGTGTTTCCTCTTTCCCTTTACAATCACAACATAATGGGTGCGACACCACCGCGACACCGGCCAAGGGGTGTATAGAAGAGACAAATGACCTGGTGCTTGGGATCACCACACATGTCTATGTAGCACTTTATCCTGTTTTATCCTTTTGTTAAGTAAATGAACATAACTCTTTATAAAGACTTTATAAAGACTTTCAATGTTAGTCTCACTTTATGTATGAGACTATTTCCCATGCATTTATTGATATTGACATTTATTCAACTTTCAATTTTTCTCTTCATTATAGAACTCACCCATTGTTCATACATTAGAACCGTTACTAAATAAAGAAAGTTTgttaatatttaaaagaaaagctTTTGTGCATCTCTACATAAACTTTTAGATCATGCtttattatttccacaatttGAGATCTTTTTACACGAGAATGATCAATAAACTGTATTGCTATTTAGTATATACATTCTTGGCAATGACGGCCATCATTACATAACTACATCTTGTTGATATCATGGTGAATTTTTGTCGAAACTAAAACTACGCGGCCTCTATTCATATTTCATAATTATAAACTATGTTGCCCATCCTTTTAGGACTTGTATTGCTATCGTCTTGATCATTGACACTACTCAAAGCGGCGGTAGCATAAATATTATCAAATTGAAgatttcttgttgttgttgtttttgtgctTTGGAGTGTAATACTATTCGTGTGTGGGTCAGGTCCATACCCTCCATTTCTGCTTCTATCATGTTGTTTTGCTTTAGATTTGTGGTTAGCACATGTTCTGATCATATCAACCAAAACAAAAGATTAGTTCATGTTTATGCATAATAATATATGATTAGTAGATGAAAATATTAATCAAGTTTATATATACTTACATGGTAATAATCATAGGTTTTGTAGGAGAAGATTTATAGTTGGTTGTTTGCAACATAGGCATTTGTATGAAATTACCAGCAGCGAGAGCCATGAGAAAGTGTCCTTTTTAATCAAACTTGATTTCCCTTTTAAATTTCAGATATAAATAATTGATAAAGCAGAATCAGCTTGTTTATTGTATAAAATGTTAATGTGTTATATATTTTGGGGTAAGATtgaattcaaattttaatttataggaaaTGGATGAAGTATGTAGGAactattgaagagaaatacaagcaGTAACTTTGAAAGGTTCAATATTGAACTCTTCTCTTTATTTCTATGGGTTAGTGGTCAATTTTTTGTCCTCCCTAGTGGCTCTTTCAAAGTAGtgctattaatatttaataagttAAATTTTTCTAAGAAAAAGGTTTTACTTAAATTgtaccattatttatttataaaattagtaTTGTGACACTTATCATTAATTTTAGATGGCGATATTGATACGAGAATTGATCAAATAGGAATGTAGATTGACTTTGTACTTGTTCCTTCTCTTTTTGcaagttttcaaagaggtagactATTGAATTATTTGGTAAAATATTGCGGCTTGAGGGCTTGTcagaaaaaaataatacaaaacaaTCATCTATCTTTTtatatctattaaaaaaaaattaataattcctACTAAAAAATAGCAAACGATTTTTAAAAAATGGCTATATTTACACAAAAATAATGACAAGTAACATACACCGTagctttcaaaactttttcaagtggctcaaattttaatttatataaatataataaataaaacataaaaaatatttatatagtaTAGATATACGGTATAGTTGTCAAAAATAAGTGTAAACATGTCATTTCTTTTATGAAAATTCAGTTTGTGTTGTGCAACATGGCATGTTGGCCTGAATCCATCAAAAAGAAAAACttgtattaatatatattaaaaaatatatattaatatgtatattatCTTATTCTAAAATAATATGTTAActtttttaacttaataaattttatctttattctactcaatatttctcttttaaatattatatattaatatatttaaattttgtgttttactTCTCAATTTTTTCGTattctataaattttttttaagtaaaatgttTGAGTATTATTTTATATAACTTAGATATGTATTGTATTTAAAcacatattatattatttataaaaggaTATAGTACTTAAAGatgtgttatttttaaaataatatataatttttattttatttataactagtaacaaactcgtgcatgCGCACGGCTTCTGATCTATTACACGCATTTgaatatatcatttattttaaataaaatgttaaaaaagatatttagataaataatttatttttatatataaaaatcttTAGATTATTAATAGATcttttctcgtataccatttttggataaaaaatatttgttcataaatatcatttctcgtatataaaaatttttatatcaataataaattttttttcctatATACAGACTTCAGTTTTGTTTagctatcatttacaaaaatatttggatcaatagtaaatttcgtatttaaaaatacttagatcaatagtagattttttctcgtataccattttggactaaaaaatattttgatcataaataccatttttcataaataatatattttttccgtatacaaatattattttaatttaggtattatttacaaaaatatttggatcaatattaaattttcgtatataaaaatatttagatcaataatagattttttggcctatgctatttttaaataaaaaatatttggatcataaataacatttttcgtatagaaaatatataaatctataatagatttttttcctgtataaagacttcactttttttttaagtatatcatttacaaaaatatttggatcaatagtaaacttcgtatataaaaatatttagatcaatggcagatttttttcccgtattcaattttaaaataaaatatatttgaatcataaataccatttttcacatataaaaatatatagatcaataatagatttttttcgtgtacaaattttaatttggtttaagtatttacaaatatatttagatcaatagtaaattttcgtatatagaaatatttagatcaattatagtttttttttcccgtataccattttttaataaaaatcatttggaTTCTAAATACctttttttcgtatataaaaatatatagatcaataatagattttttcccgtatacaaatattatttttgtttatttatcatttacaaaaatatttggttcaatagtaaatttttcgtatataaaaatatttagatcaattatagatttttttccatGAGGTGGCGGAATAAATAGAGGAGTTTTTTGCTTTCACCAATCTGAAAAACATCATCCATCCTTCAAATTtttcatatcttttttttttatttcacagATCTGAAAAAATCATTTATCTTTTTCACATATGTGAAACATCCTTGATCTAAAATTTGAAGTAACAATAAAACCTAAAATCGTATATGAATAAAAGATTAAAGATGTTCAAAACTATTTCGAAACTATAATTAAAGTAAACTAAATTTTGAAGATTAAAAGAAACATTTGATATTCAACATTGTAGTTGAAAATGAATAAatgaagagaaaagggtgaggaaagaaaattgtggaagaaagaagtgagaaagtgatggaagataaaaaaaaaaaaagagaatggagagagatttggtaaatttgataaaatatgagggttgtattattttaataataaatttaagaaCTTTATTGTGCAAAGACTAAATAAGGACAATTTAaaagtggtggcaaaaaatcaaataagggtattctagacatttccacaaccattaactttcttatattattgataaatattataatattttattttcatttttgtatagatatataattaaaaaatggaCTTTTTAGGGTCTGGTAGTAATTTTTGAATCCATATTACAATAGTATTTTTTAACTCAAAAAGTTCGAAGATTGTTAAGGCCGACCTGTTTAGGGTTCGGTCGTGCATTCTAACATGTGTCAAGCATATTTTATTATATACACCATCCGTAACAATTTATAAACAAACGTCAATATTTCACATttcttaaaaaattcaaaattttctgtactttttgaaatatttttatttaattgttgtttatggaaaaaaattaaagaGGAAACAAATTAAATACAATTTGTATTTAATGTTACTTTGAAAAAGATATACTTTTAGAATGAAATgctcaaagaaaataaaattgatgatttcaccttataatttataaaaaaaagtgtgTGTTTTTCCCTAATAAATCGTTACAGAGGAAGTACACAACAATCATGATGTGACCATACAATTTTTAATAGGGAAATGCTAActagtgccctcagggcaatggttaagcattctaaaatagtaaaatttataTCGGTAATCTGTATATTTAATGtctcaaaaattgaaatattaaattttctataaagtattttctttttttgaatgcttatactacgccaaatttgtcttttagcagcacccctacgaaagcgcttttgggaaaaagcgctgctatagatttcgctaaaaacaaaattaaaaatgaagggaaaaaagcgctgctatagggggccctacgaaagcgctttttaaaagcgctggtatagggctggttaccaaagcgctttaaagaagcgctgctataggtcaggttaccaaagcgcttttagaagcgctggtaaaggggtagGTTACCAAAGCGCTTTCTATCTAAAAAACGCTGGTATAGGGCTGGGTACCAaaacgctttttaaaagcgctctcgtagggtatttacaattatattttttaaaacaaaacattccCAGGTTATTACGTTTTTCAGAAATCAGGATACCATTCTTCTTCCCCAAACGTAAACCTAGCATATCTCCATGAAAATCTCTGCCTTCCACGATACTGAATCACCATTCCATCCTTGAATTTCGTTTGGGGCTGAATTTCAATACTGAATCTCTGAATTTCGTCTTCTCCTTCCGCCTTCGCAAAGctcttcatcttctccttcaCTTCGTGGTTGAGTAACAGCGATAAACCCCCGCCTCCAGCTGAATCTCCGGCTGACTTCGTCTTCTGTTGTGATCATCAGtaacatctctttttcttcttgttttgtaaactttgcatcactttcttgattcttattcttttctggacactttgtagaatagtgaccatacttctgacaattaAAACATTGTATGTGACTTTTGTCAGACTTTCAACCACCACCTCTTCCTGTACCTGcaacaccacctctttggttgcttgGGTATGAGGGTTTTCTATAATTCGGCCAACTTTATTCTTGTTGATTTCGACCAttcgaattgttgtagccacctctacctttatttccattcCAGCTTCCTttacctttcttttcttttgctaaCTGAGCCTGCAAAGCCACATCATTCTTCGACCTGCTTGCTGCTCTTTCAGCCATTCGTTggtcatgagattcaagcgtcccttgaaacTCTTCCTTTGTCAATATCGACAAatccttcgactcttctatggccACCACCACGTGGTCG is part of the Vicia villosa cultivar HV-30 ecotype Madison, WI linkage group LG2, Vvil1.0, whole genome shotgun sequence genome and encodes:
- the LOC131647774 gene encoding uncharacterized protein LOC131647774, whose amino-acid sequence is MALAAGNFIQMPMLQTTNYKSSPTKPMIITITCANHKSKAKQHDRSRNGGYGPDPHTNSITLQSTKTTTTRNLQFDNIYATAALSSVNDQDDSNTSPKRMGNIVYNYEI